A single Phalacrocorax aristotelis chromosome 18, bGulAri2.1, whole genome shotgun sequence DNA region contains:
- the CRYBA1 gene encoding LOW QUALITY PROTEIN: beta-crystallin A3 (The sequence of the model RefSeq protein was modified relative to this genomic sequence to represent the inferred CDS: deleted 1 base in 1 codon), which translates to MGEAAVPPELDTVPAAKMAQTNPLPVPMGPWKSVRSRGRENCQPQPCHPPVPEWLRSSLRMAPLPRELISARITVYDQENFQGKRMEFTSACPNIMECGFDNIRSLKVECGAWVGYEHTGFCGQQFILERGEYPRWDAWSGSNAYHIERLMSFRPVCSANHKESKITIFEKDNFIGRQWEISDDYPSLQAMGWANNEVGSMKIQCGAWVCYQYPGYRGYQYILESDHHGGDYKHWREWGSHAQTSQIQSIRRVQQ; encoded by the exons ATGGGTGAAGCAGCAGTA CCGCCTGAGCTAG aCACCGTtccagcagcaaagatggctcAGACAAACCCTCTGCCTGTCCCCATGGGCCCGTGGAAG AGCGTTCGGAGCAGAGGCCGGGAGAACTGccagccacagccctgccacCCGCCCGTCCCAGAATGGCTCCGCTCCTCTCTCCGGATGGCACCGCTGCCCCGGGAACTGATCTCCGCACGG ATCACCGTGTATGACCAAGAAAACTTCCAGGGCAAGAGGATGGAGTTCACGTCAGCTTGTCCAAACATCATGGAGTGCGGCTTCGACAACATCCGCTCCCTGAAGGTGGAGTGTGGCGC CTGGGTCGGTTACGAGCACACAGGCTTCTGCGGgcagcagttcatcctggagaggGGAGAGTACCCGCGCTGGGACGCCTGGAGCGGCAGCAATGCCTACCACATCGAGCGCCTGATGTCCTTCCGCCCCGTCTGCTCCGCT AACCACAAGGAATCCAAGATCACCATCTTCGAGAAAGACAACTTCATTGGCCGCCAGTGGGAGATAAGTGACGACTACCCCTCGCTGCAGGCCATGGGCTGGGCCAACAACGAAGTGGGCTCCATGAAGATCCAGTGCGGCGC ctggGTCTGCTACCAGTATCCCGGGTACCGTGgctaccagtacatcctggagTCCGACCACCACGGAGGAGACTACAAGCACTGGCGAGAGTGGGGTTCGCATGCCCAGACCTCCCAGATCCAATCCATCAGGCGTGTCCAGCAGTAG
- the NUFIP2 gene encoding FMR1-interacting protein NUFIP2 isoform X2, producing the protein MPRYGELNGNAGEREVSLKGLCSDEPTAPGSRVPNGSQQLVDTNVTPKQTVKASALGKAGIKPKNFIQKNSMDKKNEKSYENKLRESQSSDKPEGVSIPNGVVTNNSSYITNGYVGKGADNDGSGSESGYTTPKKRKGRRNSAKGCENLNLVQDKIMQQEVSAPTLKQELESFKPDYSEQKGNRIENTKPVWKYEAGAGGAGRGKPGLGDVQRKNSDAKPGISSKKFDDRPKGKHASSATSKEDSWTLFKPPPVFPVDNSSAKIVPKISYASKVKENLNKAAQTPSTSSSSSSSSAGETQAQTSSRLSQVPMSAMKSVTSASFSNGPILAGTDGSVYSPGTQPLLSTAASTVPSASSESVPQDMSTTSTALEQKKSSLFIYPSNMQTVLMGTAQVDFPSQTNQQNLGDIFQNQWGLSFINEPSAGPETVVGKSADNQLMEVTFQGEYPATLVSQCAEIIPSGTEQPVFPKAYELDKRTSPQILSAILKPGTAVEGGVLALELHHTGDLQKADTGSQGALVFLSKDYEIENPLASPTNNLLASAKEQGYQRGLERKDSWGSFDLRAAILYHTKEMESVWNLQKQDPKRIITYDEAMDRPDQ; encoded by the exons ATGCCGC GCTACGGAGAGCTAAATGGTAACGCAGGAGAAAGAGAAGTGTCATTAAAGGGCCTGTGCTCTGATGAACCCACCGCCCCAGGATCCAGGGTACCCAATGGCAGCCAGCAGCTCGTAGACACTAACGTGACCCCAAAGCAGACTGTGAAGGCCAGTGCTTTGGGGAAGGCTGGAATCAAACCCAAGAACTTCATTCAGAAAAATAGCATGGACAAAAAGAATGAGAAGTCCTACGAAAATAAACTTAGAGAAAGCCAGTCCTCAGACAAGCCAGAGGGAGTGTCTATTCCAAATGGTGTGGTAACCAATAATTCTAGCTATATCACGAATGGCTACGTAGGCAAAGGGGCCGACAATGATGGTAGTGGCTCCGAGAGTGGATATACTACACCTAAAAAACGGAAAGGCAGGCGCAACAGTGCCAAGGGTTGTGAGAACTTGAATCTAGTACAGGACAAAATAATGCAACAGGAGGTCAGCGCACCAACCTTAAAACAGGAACTTGAGAGTTTCAAGCCTGATTATAGCGAACAAAAGGGGAACCGAATTGAAAATACTAAGCCTGTTTGGAAATAcgaggctggggctggtggaGCAGGCCGGGGAAAGCCTGGGCTTGGGGATGTACAGCGAAAAAACTCTGATGCCAAACCTGGGATTAGCAGCAAGAAGTTTGATGACCGGCCCAAAGGGAAGCACGCATCGTCAGCTACATCTAAAGAGGACTCATGGACCTTATTTAAGCCACCCCCAGTTTTTCCAGTGGACAATAGCAGTGCTAAAATTGTTCCCAAAATAAGTTATGCAAGTAAAGTCAAAGAAAACCTCAACAAAGCAGCTCAGACCCCATCCACGTCGTCATCATCATCTTCGTCATCTGCCGGGGAAACTCAGGCCCAAACATCAAGTCGACTGTCCCAAGTCCCCATGTCTGCTATGAAATCTGTGACTTCTGCTAGCTTCTCGAATGGGCCAATCCTAGCAGGGACTGATGGAAGCGTGTATTCTCCAGGGACCCAGCCACTGCTCTCAACTGCTGCTAGTACTGTACCATCAGCCTCCTCCGAGTCAGTACCCCAGGACATGAGTACAACTTCAACAGCTCTCGAACAAAAGAAATCTAGCCTTTTTATCTACCCTTCAAATATGCAAACTGTGCTTATGGGTACAGCGCAAGTTGACTTCCCATCGCAGACGAATCAGCAGAACCTGGGAGATATCTTCCAGAATCAGTGGGGCTTGTCTTTCATAAACGAGCCCAGCGCTGGACCCGAAACTGTTGTGGGGAAATCTGCAGATAATCAGTTAATGGAAGTGACATTTCAAGGGGAATATCCTGCCACTTTGGTTTCACAGTGTGCTGAAATCATTCCCTCAGGAACTGAACAACCTGTGTTTCCTAAGGCTTATGAGCTGGATAAACGGACTAGCCCTCAAATTCTTAGTGCTATTCTTAAGCCTGGGACTGCTGTTGAGGGTGGTGTCTTAGCTTTGGAGTTGCATCACACAGGTGACCTACAAAAGGCAGACACCGGTAGCCAAGGTGCTTTagtgtttctttcaaaagactATGAAATAGAGAATCCTCTGGCCTCTCCTACGAACAATTTGCTAGCCTCCGCCAAAGAACAGGGGTACCAGAGAGGCCTAGAAAGGAAAGATAGCTGGGGTTCTTTTGACCTGAGGGCTGCTATTCTATATCACACTAAAG AAATGGAATCGGTTTGGAATTTGCAGAAGCAAG atcCCAAAAGGATAATCACTTACGACGAAGCCATGGATCGCCCGGATCAATGA
- the NUFIP2 gene encoding FMR1-interacting protein NUFIP2 isoform X1, which produces MEEQPHHHHHHHYYYYGHHHHHHHHPQSSYLPPPDGRAQPKPPLRHEHKHGGPQHQEAAKRRAGYGELNGNAGEREVSLKGLCSDEPTAPGSRVPNGSQQLVDTNVTPKQTVKASALGKAGIKPKNFIQKNSMDKKNEKSYENKLRESQSSDKPEGVSIPNGVVTNNSSYITNGYVGKGADNDGSGSESGYTTPKKRKGRRNSAKGCENLNLVQDKIMQQEVSAPTLKQELESFKPDYSEQKGNRIENTKPVWKYEAGAGGAGRGKPGLGDVQRKNSDAKPGISSKKFDDRPKGKHASSATSKEDSWTLFKPPPVFPVDNSSAKIVPKISYASKVKENLNKAAQTPSTSSSSSSSSAGETQAQTSSRLSQVPMSAMKSVTSASFSNGPILAGTDGSVYSPGTQPLLSTAASTVPSASSESVPQDMSTTSTALEQKKSSLFIYPSNMQTVLMGTAQVDFPSQTNQQNLGDIFQNQWGLSFINEPSAGPETVVGKSADNQLMEVTFQGEYPATLVSQCAEIIPSGTEQPVFPKAYELDKRTSPQILSAILKPGTAVEGGVLALELHHTGDLQKADTGSQGALVFLSKDYEIENPLASPTNNLLASAKEQGYQRGLERKDSWGSFDLRAAILYHTKEMESVWNLQKQDPKRIITYDEAMDRPDQ; this is translated from the exons ATGGAGGagcagccccaccaccaccaccaccaccattaCTACTACTACggtcaccaccaccaccaccaccaccacccgcAGAGCTCCTACCTGCCGCCGCCCGACGGCCGAGCCCAGCCCAAGCCGCCGCTCCGACACGAACACAAGCACGGCGGTCCGCAGCACCAGGAGGCGGCCAAACGGAGAGCAG GCTACGGAGAGCTAAATGGTAACGCAGGAGAAAGAGAAGTGTCATTAAAGGGCCTGTGCTCTGATGAACCCACCGCCCCAGGATCCAGGGTACCCAATGGCAGCCAGCAGCTCGTAGACACTAACGTGACCCCAAAGCAGACTGTGAAGGCCAGTGCTTTGGGGAAGGCTGGAATCAAACCCAAGAACTTCATTCAGAAAAATAGCATGGACAAAAAGAATGAGAAGTCCTACGAAAATAAACTTAGAGAAAGCCAGTCCTCAGACAAGCCAGAGGGAGTGTCTATTCCAAATGGTGTGGTAACCAATAATTCTAGCTATATCACGAATGGCTACGTAGGCAAAGGGGCCGACAATGATGGTAGTGGCTCCGAGAGTGGATATACTACACCTAAAAAACGGAAAGGCAGGCGCAACAGTGCCAAGGGTTGTGAGAACTTGAATCTAGTACAGGACAAAATAATGCAACAGGAGGTCAGCGCACCAACCTTAAAACAGGAACTTGAGAGTTTCAAGCCTGATTATAGCGAACAAAAGGGGAACCGAATTGAAAATACTAAGCCTGTTTGGAAATAcgaggctggggctggtggaGCAGGCCGGGGAAAGCCTGGGCTTGGGGATGTACAGCGAAAAAACTCTGATGCCAAACCTGGGATTAGCAGCAAGAAGTTTGATGACCGGCCCAAAGGGAAGCACGCATCGTCAGCTACATCTAAAGAGGACTCATGGACCTTATTTAAGCCACCCCCAGTTTTTCCAGTGGACAATAGCAGTGCTAAAATTGTTCCCAAAATAAGTTATGCAAGTAAAGTCAAAGAAAACCTCAACAAAGCAGCTCAGACCCCATCCACGTCGTCATCATCATCTTCGTCATCTGCCGGGGAAACTCAGGCCCAAACATCAAGTCGACTGTCCCAAGTCCCCATGTCTGCTATGAAATCTGTGACTTCTGCTAGCTTCTCGAATGGGCCAATCCTAGCAGGGACTGATGGAAGCGTGTATTCTCCAGGGACCCAGCCACTGCTCTCAACTGCTGCTAGTACTGTACCATCAGCCTCCTCCGAGTCAGTACCCCAGGACATGAGTACAACTTCAACAGCTCTCGAACAAAAGAAATCTAGCCTTTTTATCTACCCTTCAAATATGCAAACTGTGCTTATGGGTACAGCGCAAGTTGACTTCCCATCGCAGACGAATCAGCAGAACCTGGGAGATATCTTCCAGAATCAGTGGGGCTTGTCTTTCATAAACGAGCCCAGCGCTGGACCCGAAACTGTTGTGGGGAAATCTGCAGATAATCAGTTAATGGAAGTGACATTTCAAGGGGAATATCCTGCCACTTTGGTTTCACAGTGTGCTGAAATCATTCCCTCAGGAACTGAACAACCTGTGTTTCCTAAGGCTTATGAGCTGGATAAACGGACTAGCCCTCAAATTCTTAGTGCTATTCTTAAGCCTGGGACTGCTGTTGAGGGTGGTGTCTTAGCTTTGGAGTTGCATCACACAGGTGACCTACAAAAGGCAGACACCGGTAGCCAAGGTGCTTTagtgtttctttcaaaagactATGAAATAGAGAATCCTCTGGCCTCTCCTACGAACAATTTGCTAGCCTCCGCCAAAGAACAGGGGTACCAGAGAGGCCTAGAAAGGAAAGATAGCTGGGGTTCTTTTGACCTGAGGGCTGCTATTCTATATCACACTAAAG AAATGGAATCGGTTTGGAATTTGCAGAAGCAAG atcCCAAAAGGATAATCACTTACGACGAAGCCATGGATCGCCCGGATCAATGA
- the NUFIP2 gene encoding FMR1-interacting protein NUFIP2 isoform X3, producing the protein MDKKNEKSYENKLRESQSSDKPEGVSIPNGVVTNNSSYITNGYVGKGADNDGSGSESGYTTPKKRKGRRNSAKGCENLNLVQDKIMQQEVSAPTLKQELESFKPDYSEQKGNRIENTKPVWKYEAGAGGAGRGKPGLGDVQRKNSDAKPGISSKKFDDRPKGKHASSATSKEDSWTLFKPPPVFPVDNSSAKIVPKISYASKVKENLNKAAQTPSTSSSSSSSSAGETQAQTSSRLSQVPMSAMKSVTSASFSNGPILAGTDGSVYSPGTQPLLSTAASTVPSASSESVPQDMSTTSTALEQKKSSLFIYPSNMQTVLMGTAQVDFPSQTNQQNLGDIFQNQWGLSFINEPSAGPETVVGKSADNQLMEVTFQGEYPATLVSQCAEIIPSGTEQPVFPKAYELDKRTSPQILSAILKPGTAVEGGVLALELHHTGDLQKADTGSQGALVFLSKDYEIENPLASPTNNLLASAKEQGYQRGLERKDSWGSFDLRAAILYHTKEMESVWNLQKQDPKRIITYDEAMDRPDQ; encoded by the exons ATGGACAAAAAGAATGAGAAGTCCTACGAAAATAAACTTAGAGAAAGCCAGTCCTCAGACAAGCCAGAGGGAGTGTCTATTCCAAATGGTGTGGTAACCAATAATTCTAGCTATATCACGAATGGCTACGTAGGCAAAGGGGCCGACAATGATGGTAGTGGCTCCGAGAGTGGATATACTACACCTAAAAAACGGAAAGGCAGGCGCAACAGTGCCAAGGGTTGTGAGAACTTGAATCTAGTACAGGACAAAATAATGCAACAGGAGGTCAGCGCACCAACCTTAAAACAGGAACTTGAGAGTTTCAAGCCTGATTATAGCGAACAAAAGGGGAACCGAATTGAAAATACTAAGCCTGTTTGGAAATAcgaggctggggctggtggaGCAGGCCGGGGAAAGCCTGGGCTTGGGGATGTACAGCGAAAAAACTCTGATGCCAAACCTGGGATTAGCAGCAAGAAGTTTGATGACCGGCCCAAAGGGAAGCACGCATCGTCAGCTACATCTAAAGAGGACTCATGGACCTTATTTAAGCCACCCCCAGTTTTTCCAGTGGACAATAGCAGTGCTAAAATTGTTCCCAAAATAAGTTATGCAAGTAAAGTCAAAGAAAACCTCAACAAAGCAGCTCAGACCCCATCCACGTCGTCATCATCATCTTCGTCATCTGCCGGGGAAACTCAGGCCCAAACATCAAGTCGACTGTCCCAAGTCCCCATGTCTGCTATGAAATCTGTGACTTCTGCTAGCTTCTCGAATGGGCCAATCCTAGCAGGGACTGATGGAAGCGTGTATTCTCCAGGGACCCAGCCACTGCTCTCAACTGCTGCTAGTACTGTACCATCAGCCTCCTCCGAGTCAGTACCCCAGGACATGAGTACAACTTCAACAGCTCTCGAACAAAAGAAATCTAGCCTTTTTATCTACCCTTCAAATATGCAAACTGTGCTTATGGGTACAGCGCAAGTTGACTTCCCATCGCAGACGAATCAGCAGAACCTGGGAGATATCTTCCAGAATCAGTGGGGCTTGTCTTTCATAAACGAGCCCAGCGCTGGACCCGAAACTGTTGTGGGGAAATCTGCAGATAATCAGTTAATGGAAGTGACATTTCAAGGGGAATATCCTGCCACTTTGGTTTCACAGTGTGCTGAAATCATTCCCTCAGGAACTGAACAACCTGTGTTTCCTAAGGCTTATGAGCTGGATAAACGGACTAGCCCTCAAATTCTTAGTGCTATTCTTAAGCCTGGGACTGCTGTTGAGGGTGGTGTCTTAGCTTTGGAGTTGCATCACACAGGTGACCTACAAAAGGCAGACACCGGTAGCCAAGGTGCTTTagtgtttctttcaaaagactATGAAATAGAGAATCCTCTGGCCTCTCCTACGAACAATTTGCTAGCCTCCGCCAAAGAACAGGGGTACCAGAGAGGCCTAGAAAGGAAAGATAGCTGGGGTTCTTTTGACCTGAGGGCTGCTATTCTATATCACACTAAAG AAATGGAATCGGTTTGGAATTTGCAGAAGCAAG atcCCAAAAGGATAATCACTTACGACGAAGCCATGGATCGCCCGGATCAATGA